From a region of the Phaseolus vulgaris cultivar G19833 chromosome 6, P. vulgaris v2.0, whole genome shotgun sequence genome:
- the LOC137831718 gene encoding GDSL esterase/lipase At1g54790-like isoform X1, which yields MATNTCTLRILTLIAICIPCAKSFQLDFPAVFNFGDSNSDTGALIAAGFESLYPPNGQTYFQIPSGRYSDGRLIVDFLMDAMDLPFLNAYLDSVGLPNFRKGCNFAAAAATILPASSSSLCPFSFGVQVSQFFRFKARALELIAKGRKFDKYVPDENIFEKGLYMFDIGQNDLAGAFYSKTLDQILASIPTILLELEKGIKNLYDQGARYFWIHNTGPLGCLPQNIAKFGTDASKLDELGCVSSHNQAAKTFNLQLHALCTKLQGQYPDSNVTYVDIFSIKSNLIANFSRYGFEQPIMACCGFGGPPLNYDSRLSCGETKTFNGTTITAQACNDSSDYISWDGIHYTETANQYVASQILTGKYSDPPFSDKMPFLLKLKF from the exons ATGGCCACCAACACATGTACCCTTCGGATTCTTACCCTCATTGCCATCTGCATACCTTGTGCCAAATCCTTCCAGTTGGATTTTCCAGCAGTTTTCAACTTTGGCGATTCAAATTCTGATACTGGTGCTCTTATTGCCGCTGGTTTTGAGAGCCTTTACCCACCAAATGGACAAACTTACTTCCAAATACCGTCGGGGAGATACTCTGATGGCCGTCTCATCGTTGATTTCCTTA tGGATGCTATGGACTTGCCATTCCTAAATGCCTATCTGGATTCGGTGGGTTTGCCAAATTTTAGGAAAGGATGCAACTTTGCTGCAGCAGCTGCAACTATCCTCCCTGCCTCTTCATCATCCCTATGCCCCTTTTCCTTTGGGGTTCAAGTGTCTCAGTTCTTCCGATTCAAAGCTAGGGCCCTTGAATTGATTGCCAAAG GCAGGAAATTTGATAAGTACGTCCCAGATGAGAATATTTTCGAGAAGGGGTTGTACATGTTTGACATTGGCCAGAATGATCTTGCTGGAGCATTTTATTCAAAAACATTGGACCAAATACTTGCCTCAATTCCAACAATTCTTTTAGAACTTGAAAAAGGAATAAAG AATCTCTATGACCAGGGGGCTAGATATTTCTGGATACACAATACAGGTCCTCTCGGATGCTTGCCTCAGAACATTGCCAAATTTGGAACTGATGCATCAAAGCTTGACGAACTAGGATGTGTTAGTTCACACAACCAAGCTGCTAAAACCTTTAACCTACAGCTACACGCTCTCTGTACTAAATTGCAGGGCCAATATCCAGATTCAAATGTCACATACGTTGATATCTTCTCTATAAAATCAAACCTGATTGCAAACTTTTCCAGATACG GGTTTGAACAACCTATTATGGCTTGTTGTGGATTCGGAGGTCCACCACTGAACTATGACAGTCGACTTTCCTGTGGGGAAACAAAGACCTTCAACGGAACCACAATTACAGCACAAGcttgcaatgattccagtgatTACATAAGCTGGGATGGGATTCATTACACTGAAACTGCTAATCAATATGTAGCATCACAAATTCTCACCGGAAAGTACTCCGATCCTCCTTTCTCAGACAAAATGCCCTTCCTACTTAAGCTCAAGTTCTAA